A stretch of the Streptococcus suis genome encodes the following:
- the pepF gene encoding oligoendopeptidase F yields MSNAMPKRHEIDVQLTWNTNLIFPDNQAYKDALVTYKKQVENFEANYKGKLTTHETIVAALKEYEGLAILESKLSHYAFLPLEVDKMNTELASLSNDFDLTIAYTIPKLSFLHTELSLLDQDVLESVITDQPQWKSYIQNIIRQKPYQLHPLQEELLANFAPTFGQPYNNYGVTKFEDMTFDSFEANGETLRNSYVLFENDYELSHDTEIRRNSAAGFYSTLKKYKNTTAATYLSHIKNEQIEARLRGFDNTIDFLLHSQNVSRDLFDRQIDVIMKELAPHMRRYVKLVAKAHGLDKITHADLKISLPSEYNQRITPEESKQFLIDCLGILGEDYVKMIEQSFDERWIDFAQNKGKATGGFCATLYDGPSYILLSWTGLMNEVLVLAHELGHAGHFQLAKKQSVLSYEPSLYFIEAPSTANEVLTCNTLLKNNQDPGFQAYLISELISRTYFHNMVTHLLEAAFQREVYTRLDNDEYLNGDILCQIKLDIIKEFWGDDFEIGDDAGLIWMRQPHYYIGLYPYTYSAGLTIGTAMAKQLEENPEEVVEKWLETLSLGASLSAQDLAKHAGVDVSTDQPLKETIAYVGSLVDKLESLI; encoded by the coding sequence ATGTCTAATGCAATGCCAAAGCGTCATGAAATTGACGTTCAACTTACTTGGAATACCAATCTGATTTTTCCAGATAATCAGGCCTATAAAGATGCCTTGGTAACCTATAAAAAACAAGTTGAGAATTTTGAAGCAAATTACAAAGGAAAATTAACAACACATGAGACCATTGTGGCAGCTCTAAAAGAATACGAAGGCTTAGCTATTTTAGAGAGTAAATTATCACACTACGCTTTCCTACCGCTTGAAGTTGATAAAATGAACACCGAGTTAGCCAGTTTGTCAAATGATTTTGACTTGACAATTGCCTACACAATTCCAAAATTGTCTTTCTTACATACAGAACTGAGTTTACTAGACCAAGATGTATTGGAAAGTGTGATTACTGACCAACCTCAGTGGAAATCATACATCCAAAATATTATTCGTCAAAAACCATACCAGCTTCATCCTTTACAAGAAGAGCTTCTTGCAAACTTTGCACCAACATTTGGTCAGCCTTATAACAATTACGGTGTGACCAAGTTTGAGGATATGACCTTTGATAGTTTTGAAGCCAATGGTGAAACACTTAGAAACAGCTATGTTCTCTTTGAAAATGATTATGAACTCAGCCATGATACCGAAATCCGTCGCAATTCAGCTGCTGGCTTCTATTCAACCTTGAAGAAATACAAGAATACAACTGCAGCGACTTATTTGTCTCATATCAAAAACGAACAAATCGAAGCTCGCTTGCGTGGATTTGACAATACGATCGACTTCCTCTTGCATAGCCAAAATGTCTCTCGCGACCTCTTCGACCGTCAGATTGATGTCATCATGAAAGAATTGGCTCCTCACATGCGTCGCTATGTGAAATTGGTTGCTAAGGCTCATGGTTTAGATAAAATCACACACGCTGACTTGAAAATCAGTCTGCCATCTGAATACAACCAACGCATTACTCCTGAAGAATCCAAACAATTCTTGATTGACTGCTTGGGCATTCTTGGTGAAGATTATGTGAAAATGATTGAACAATCATTTGATGAGCGTTGGATTGACTTTGCTCAAAACAAAGGCAAGGCAACAGGTGGATTCTGTGCTACCTTGTATGATGGACCATCTTACATCTTACTTTCATGGACAGGTTTGATGAATGAGGTCTTGGTATTGGCTCACGAATTAGGACATGCTGGTCATTTCCAATTGGCTAAGAAACAAAGTGTGCTAAGCTATGAACCATCACTATACTTCATCGAAGCTCCATCTACTGCAAATGAGGTCTTGACATGTAATACCCTCTTGAAAAACAATCAAGATCCTGGTTTCCAAGCCTATTTGATTAGTGAATTGATTAGTCGCACCTACTTCCACAACATGGTGACTCACTTGCTTGAAGCTGCCTTCCAACGTGAAGTCTACACTCGCCTTGATAATGATGAATATCTAAACGGTGACATTCTCTGTCAAATCAAGCTAGACATCATCAAAGAATTCTGGGGTGATGACTTTGAAATCGGTGACGATGCAGGTCTTATATGGATGCGTCAACCACACTACTACATTGGTTTGTATCCATATACCTACTCAGCTGGTTTGACCATCGGTACTGCTATGGCAAAGCAATTGGAAGAAAATCCTGAAGAAGTTGTTGAAAAATGGTTGGAAACCTTGTCACTCGGTGCAAGTCTTTCTGCCCAAGACCTTGCTAAACACGCTGGTGTTGACGTTTCAACAGATCAACCTCTTAAAGAAACCATCGCCTATGTAGGTTCATTGGTTGACAAATTAGAATCCTTAATCTAA
- a CDS encoding NADH oxidase, translated as MSKIVVVGANHAGTAAIKTMLTNYGQENEIVVFDQNSNISFLGCGMALWIGEQIAGSEGLFYSNKEELESLGATVYLESPVTNIDYDAKTVTALVNGQEHVESFDKLLFATGSQPILPPIKGAEIKEGSLEFEATLENLQFVKLYQNSADVIEKLKNKDINRVAVVGAGYIGVELAEAFQRKGKEVVLIDVVDTCLAGYYDRDLSDLMAKNLEDNGIKLAFGETVKEVAGDGKVEKIITDKNEYDVDMVILAVGFRPNTAFAGEGIERFRNGAFLVNKRQETSIPGVYAIGDCATIYDNATGDTSYIALASNAVRTGIVAAHNICGTDLEGIGVQGSNGISIYGLNLVSTGLTLEKATRLGFNAAVTEVTDNQKPEFIEHGNFPVTLKIVYDKDSRRVLGAQMAAREDISLGIHLFSLAIQEGVTIEKLALTDLFFLPHFNKPYNYITVAALGAE; from the coding sequence ATGTCTAAAATCGTTGTTGTTGGTGCTAACCACGCTGGTACTGCCGCAATCAAAACTATGTTAACAAATTATGGTCAAGAAAATGAAATCGTTGTATTTGACCAAAACTCAAACATTTCATTCTTGGGTTGTGGAATGGCTCTATGGATTGGTGAGCAAATTGCTGGTTCAGAAGGACTTTTCTACTCAAACAAAGAAGAGTTGGAGAGTTTGGGAGCTACAGTTTATTTGGAGTCACCTGTTACAAACATTGACTATGATGCTAAAACAGTTACTGCGCTTGTAAATGGTCAAGAACATGTTGAATCATTTGACAAACTTCTTTTTGCAACTGGTTCACAACCTATCTTGCCACCAATCAAAGGCGCTGAAATTAAAGAAGGTTCTCTTGAATTTGAAGCAACTCTTGAAAACTTGCAATTTGTTAAATTGTACCAAAACTCAGCTGATGTTATCGAAAAATTGAAAAACAAAGATATCAATCGTGTAGCAGTTGTAGGTGCTGGTTATATTGGTGTTGAGCTTGCGGAAGCATTCCAACGTAAAGGTAAAGAAGTAGTCCTTATCGATGTAGTTGATACATGTTTAGCTGGTTACTATGACCGCGACTTGTCAGACCTTATGGCTAAAAACTTGGAAGACAATGGTATCAAACTTGCTTTCGGTGAAACTGTTAAAGAAGTTGCTGGTGATGGCAAAGTTGAAAAAATTATCACAGACAAGAACGAATACGATGTTGACATGGTTATCTTGGCAGTTGGTTTCCGTCCAAACACTGCATTTGCAGGTGAAGGAATTGAGCGCTTCCGCAATGGTGCTTTCCTTGTAAACAAACGCCAAGAAACTTCAATCCCAGGCGTTTATGCTATTGGTGACTGTGCAACAATTTACGACAACGCTACTGGCGACACAAGCTATATCGCATTGGCTTCAAACGCGGTACGTACTGGTATCGTTGCAGCTCACAACATCTGTGGCACTGACCTTGAAGGTATCGGTGTACAAGGTTCTAACGGTATCTCTATCTACGGATTAAACCTTGTATCAACAGGTTTGACACTTGAAAAAGCTACTCGTCTTGGCTTTAACGCAGCAGTTACTGAAGTTACTGATAACCAAAAACCAGAATTCATAGAACATGGTAATTTCCCTGTAACTCTCAAGATTGTTTACGATAAAGATTCACGTCGTGTTCTTGGTGCACAAATGGCTGCTCGTGAAGATATTTCATTGGGTATCCACCTCTTCTCATTGGCAATCCAAGAAGGTGTAACAATCGAAAAATTGGCCTTGACAGACTTGTTCTTCTTGCCACACTTCAACAAACCTTATAACTACATCACAGTAGCTGCCTTGGGTGCTGAATAA
- the pcrA gene encoding DNA helicase PcrA — MNPLLNGMNDRQAEAVQTTEGPLLIMAGAGSGKTRVLTHRIAYLIEEKMVNPWNILAITFTNKAAREMKERAYALNPATQDCLIATFHSMCVRILRRDADHIGYNRNFTIVDPGEQRTLMKRILKNLNLDPKKWSERSILGTISNAKNDLIDDKAFEAQAGDLYTQIVAKCYTAYQKELRQSEAVDFDDLIMLTLRLFDQNPEVLTYYQQKFQYIHVDEYQDTNHAQYQLVKLLASRFKNICVVGDADQSIYGWRGADMQNILDFEKDYPESKVVLLEENYRSTKNVLQAANEVIENNRNRRPKKLWTQNAQGDLIIYYRARDENDEAIFVASQIDQLRREGKGYKDFAVLYRTNAQSRTIEEALLKSNIPYTMVGGTKFYSRKEIRDVISYLNLIANPSDNISYERIVNEPKRGVGPGTVEKIRDFATSLGMSLLEASQDIILSPIKGKAAQAVFDLANLLYKLRNQLDSLTVTQVVETVLQETGYIDALAAQNTLEANARIENIQEFLSVTKKFDEKDAEEEETGLDRLTRFLLDLALIADTDDGDSESSEVTLMTLHAAKGLEFPVVFLIGMEENVFPLSRAAEEEDELEEERRLAYVGITRAEQTLYLTNANSRLLFGRSNYNQPSRFIREISSDLLDYQGLARPANTSFKASYVNGKSTQFGQGMSLQQALQSRKAAVQPSAKLGGSMPFASSNQSSSSGTNWSVGDIAVHKKWGRGTVLEVSGSGSNQELKINFPDMGLKKVLASLAPISKED, encoded by the coding sequence ATGAACCCATTATTAAACGGAATGAATGACAGACAGGCAGAAGCGGTGCAGACGACAGAAGGACCGCTATTAATTATGGCAGGGGCTGGTTCGGGTAAGACGCGAGTTCTGACTCACCGTATCGCTTATTTGATTGAAGAAAAAATGGTCAATCCTTGGAATATCTTAGCTATTACCTTTACGAATAAAGCGGCGCGTGAGATGAAAGAGCGGGCCTATGCTCTCAATCCTGCTACTCAAGATTGTTTGATAGCTACCTTCCACTCCATGTGCGTACGGATTTTGCGTCGTGATGCTGACCATATTGGTTATAATCGCAATTTTACGATTGTCGATCCAGGTGAGCAACGCACCCTTATGAAACGGATTTTGAAAAATCTTAATTTAGATCCGAAAAAGTGGAGTGAACGTTCTATCCTGGGAACCATTTCTAATGCCAAAAACGATTTGATTGATGACAAGGCATTTGAAGCCCAGGCAGGCGATCTATATACGCAGATTGTTGCTAAATGCTACACGGCTTATCAAAAGGAGCTAAGACAGTCAGAGGCCGTTGACTTTGATGATTTGATCATGTTGACGCTCCGCCTTTTTGACCAAAATCCAGAGGTCCTGACCTATTACCAGCAGAAATTCCAGTACATCCATGTCGACGAGTATCAGGATACCAACCATGCCCAGTACCAATTGGTTAAGCTCCTGGCATCTCGTTTCAAGAATATCTGCGTGGTCGGAGATGCGGACCAGTCTATCTATGGTTGGCGTGGTGCGGATATGCAAAATATCCTGGACTTTGAAAAGGATTATCCAGAGAGCAAGGTCGTACTTTTGGAGGAAAACTATCGTTCGACCAAGAACGTCTTGCAGGCAGCAAATGAAGTGATAGAAAACAATCGCAATCGCCGTCCGAAAAAACTCTGGACACAGAATGCCCAAGGGGATTTGATTATCTATTATCGTGCTCGGGATGAAAATGACGAGGCAATATTTGTAGCGAGTCAGATCGACCAGTTGCGCCGAGAAGGCAAGGGCTATAAGGATTTTGCAGTTCTCTACCGGACAAATGCTCAATCCCGTACCATTGAAGAAGCTCTGCTCAAGTCCAATATCCCTTACACAATGGTTGGCGGTACTAAGTTCTACAGCCGTAAGGAAATTCGGGATGTCATTTCCTACTTGAACCTCATTGCCAACCCATCAGATAATATCTCTTATGAACGCATTGTCAATGAGCCAAAGCGTGGTGTTGGCCCCGGTACGGTTGAAAAGATACGTGATTTTGCGACCAGTCTTGGCATGTCCTTGCTGGAAGCATCACAAGATATTATTCTGTCACCAATCAAAGGCAAGGCTGCACAGGCGGTCTTTGACCTAGCCAATCTTCTTTATAAGCTACGTAATCAACTGGACAGCTTAACAGTTACTCAAGTGGTAGAAACTGTCTTACAGGAGACAGGCTACATTGATGCCCTTGCAGCACAAAATACGTTGGAAGCCAATGCTCGCATTGAAAACATCCAGGAATTCCTTTCTGTTACCAAAAAATTTGACGAAAAGGATGCTGAGGAAGAAGAGACAGGTCTGGATCGGTTGACGCGCTTCCTGCTTGATTTGGCACTGATTGCTGACACAGATGATGGCGATAGCGAATCTTCAGAAGTGACCCTCATGACTCTTCATGCGGCTAAGGGTCTGGAATTTCCTGTTGTCTTCCTGATTGGTATGGAGGAAAATGTCTTCCCGCTCAGCCGTGCAGCAGAAGAAGAGGACGAATTGGAAGAAGAACGTCGTTTGGCTTACGTAGGCATTACCCGTGCTGAGCAGACTCTCTACCTGACAAATGCTAATTCACGCCTTCTTTTTGGTCGCAGTAATTACAACCAACCTAGCCGCTTTATACGTGAAATTTCCAGTGACCTCCTTGACTACCAAGGGCTTGCTCGTCCAGCTAATACTAGCTTTAAGGCTTCTTATGTCAATGGCAAATCGACACAGTTTGGACAAGGCATGAGCTTGCAACAAGCCCTACAAAGTCGAAAAGCAGCCGTACAACCATCCGCCAAGCTCGGAGGCAGTATGCCCTTCGCATCAAGCAACCAATCGTCAAGCTCAGGCACCAACTGGTCAGTTGGAGACATCGCAGTCCATAAGAAATGGGGCCGCGGAACAGTCCTTGAAGTATCAGGTTCAGGCAGCAATCAAGAACTCAAAATCAATTTCCCCGACATGGGACTCAAAAAAGTTTTGGCAAGTTTAGCGCCGATAAGTAAAGAAGATTAA
- a CDS encoding HAD family hydrolase — translation MNKMVIWFDLDGVIFDSYEVWDLVVQGILKHHGVAYTQQIREELWRISMEDVNAYLLQLVENSLDENEFERQKMNQLQSLYRDISLVEGVHELLSTLKAKGAVMYAVTSNYLELAELGLSSHHLSNYFVKLYSSLDLFGSDKNREFYQFILHQERIDPANIVMVEDNKNNLCIGHELGIAGVYIEHPNSPFSVENTGIVSIKQLSELIPILEDKK, via the coding sequence ATGAACAAAATGGTCATTTGGTTTGACCTTGATGGAGTTATTTTTGATTCCTATGAGGTCTGGGATCTGGTGGTTCAAGGGATTTTGAAACATCACGGAGTTGCGTATACCCAGCAGATAAGGGAAGAACTTTGGCGGATTTCAATGGAAGATGTCAACGCGTATTTATTGCAACTTGTGGAGAATTCCTTAGATGAGAATGAATTTGAAAGGCAAAAAATGAATCAACTGCAATCACTATATAGAGATATTTCCTTGGTGGAAGGTGTGCATGAGCTCCTATCTACATTGAAGGCAAAAGGTGCAGTCATGTACGCAGTCACTTCAAACTATCTGGAGCTGGCTGAACTAGGATTGTCATCCCATCATCTGTCTAACTATTTTGTGAAACTATATAGCAGTTTGGATTTGTTTGGGAGCGATAAAAATAGGGAATTTTACCAATTCATCCTACATCAGGAACGGATAGATCCAGCCAATATCGTAATGGTCGAGGATAATAAGAACAATCTTTGTATTGGACATGAGTTAGGAATAGCGGGAGTTTATATAGAACATCCAAATTCCCCTTTTTCTGTTGAGAACACTGGTATAGTTAGCATCAAGCAATTAAGTGAATTGATACCAATTTTGGAGGATAAAAAATGA
- the thiD gene encoding bifunctional hydroxymethylpyrimidine kinase/phosphomethylpyrimidine kinase encodes MTSLHVALSIAGTDPTGGAGIMADLKSFQARSVYGMAVVTSVVAQNTKGVQLIRHLDQEILEEQLKSVSQDIVPDAIKTGMLAQVETIELVASYLAEQKCPYVLDPVMVATSGDRLIEEDAIQALKTKLLPLATIITPNLPEAEVLVGRTLKSENDIMNAGRWIRKELGVKNVVIKGGHLANVASDYLFLEDGEVRIISAARIATNHTHGTGCTYAAVITAELAKGRTVAQAVETAKRFITEAIQTAPELGHGNGPVNHTTYRGE; translated from the coding sequence ATGACATCTTTACATGTAGCATTATCAATAGCAGGAACAGATCCGACAGGCGGAGCAGGTATTATGGCTGATTTGAAGAGCTTTCAGGCTAGATCAGTTTATGGTATGGCAGTCGTGACGAGTGTCGTTGCTCAAAATACCAAAGGGGTGCAACTAATTCGTCATCTTGATCAGGAAATTTTAGAAGAACAATTGAAAAGTGTTTCTCAGGACATTGTTCCAGATGCAATAAAAACGGGAATGTTAGCACAAGTCGAGACCATAGAGCTCGTCGCAAGCTATCTTGCTGAACAGAAGTGTCCATATGTCTTGGATCCTGTTATGGTCGCAACGAGTGGAGACCGTTTGATTGAAGAGGATGCAATCCAAGCGCTGAAAACAAAATTACTGCCCCTTGCTACCATCATTACACCGAATCTACCAGAAGCAGAAGTTTTAGTCGGTAGAACACTGAAAAGTGAAAATGACATCATGAATGCGGGCCGTTGGATCCGGAAAGAGCTTGGGGTAAAAAATGTGGTCATAAAGGGTGGTCATCTGGCAAATGTGGCATCTGACTACTTATTTTTAGAAGATGGTGAGGTCAGGATCATCAGTGCAGCACGCATTGCTACGAACCATACACATGGTACAGGTTGTACCTATGCGGCAGTCATAACTGCAGAGTTGGCAAAAGGTCGGACAGTAGCACAAGCAGTCGAAACCGCCAAACGATTTATTACTGAAGCAATTCAGACTGCTCCAGAACTGGGTCATGGAAATGGTCCTGTCAATCATACCACCTACAGAGGAGAGTAG
- a CDS encoding hydroxyethylthiazole kinase gives MYLEKLRSQNPLTICITNDVVKNFTANGLLALGASPAMSEYPEDLEDLLPYAKGLLINTGTLTDETWELYKSALDIAEKYGVPTVLDPVAAGAGAYRKKVALDLLHHHTISLVRGNAGEIAALIGESIETKGVDSAQIDNVGELALRANQQLGIPVVITGKKDAIAVNHQVRILENGSELMTLVTGTGCLLGAVLAASIHLADEDSLLDCLEEVLSAYSIAGEMAEQKTLLPGTFQIEFLNSLYAIQSEEVEENKKVIHYE, from the coding sequence ATGTATTTGGAAAAATTACGTAGTCAAAATCCCTTGACCATTTGTATTACGAATGATGTAGTCAAAAATTTTACAGCCAATGGCTTGCTTGCTCTCGGTGCCTCCCCTGCGATGAGCGAGTATCCAGAAGATTTGGAGGATCTACTTCCCTATGCAAAAGGCTTATTGATTAATACAGGGACCTTGACCGATGAAACTTGGGAACTATACAAATCTGCTTTGGATATTGCTGAGAAATATGGTGTACCTACTGTCTTAGATCCTGTCGCGGCAGGTGCTGGTGCCTATCGCAAGAAAGTTGCCTTGGATCTGTTACATCATCATACTATTTCACTCGTTCGTGGGAATGCAGGAGAAATTGCAGCCTTGATTGGTGAAAGTATTGAAACGAAAGGGGTAGATTCTGCTCAGATTGACAACGTTGGTGAACTAGCTCTCAGAGCCAACCAACAATTAGGAATTCCTGTTGTGATTACAGGAAAAAAAGATGCTATCGCTGTGAATCATCAGGTTCGGATTTTGGAAAACGGTAGTGAGTTAATGACCCTAGTGACAGGGACAGGATGCCTACTGGGAGCAGTTTTGGCTGCCTCTATTCACCTAGCTGATGAGGATTCATTATTGGATTGTTTGGAAGAGGTCCTATCGGCTTATTCGATCGCTGGAGAAATGGCAGAGCAGAAAACCTTACTACCCGGAACCTTCCAGATTGAGTTTTTAAATAGCCTCTATGCAATCCAATCAGAAGAGGTTGAGGAAAATAAAAAGGTCATTCATTATGAATAG
- a CDS encoding thiamine phosphate synthase, with protein sequence MNRKILQVYFICGTTDCPKGKFLDVLEKALQAGITCFQFREKGEQGLKGSDKLLLAKQVQHLCHRYQVPLIINDDVELACAIDADGIHLGQEDLSVVEARQLFPGKIIGLSVGTEEEYLNSPIELVDYIGSGPVFPTLSKDDASPAIGMDGLKQLRRLNSDIPMVAIGGLSAKDCKDILQAGADGIALISAISHAEDPYKATKILMDGMQAMSV encoded by the coding sequence ATGAATAGAAAAATCCTTCAAGTTTACTTTATTTGTGGCACGACAGATTGTCCAAAAGGCAAATTTTTGGATGTACTGGAAAAGGCATTGCAGGCAGGAATCACTTGTTTTCAATTTCGTGAAAAAGGTGAGCAAGGTTTAAAAGGGTCTGATAAACTACTGTTGGCAAAACAAGTTCAACACCTGTGTCATCGCTATCAGGTTCCATTAATCATTAATGATGATGTTGAGTTAGCATGTGCAATTGATGCTGATGGAATACACCTTGGTCAGGAAGATTTGTCAGTAGTAGAAGCGAGACAGCTCTTCCCAGGGAAAATAATTGGACTATCAGTTGGAACAGAAGAAGAATACCTCAATTCGCCTATTGAACTAGTAGATTATATCGGAAGTGGACCTGTTTTTCCCACTTTATCTAAAGATGATGCTAGTCCAGCAATTGGAATGGATGGATTAAAGCAACTAAGGAGACTCAATTCCGATATTCCTATGGTTGCGATAGGAGGGTTATCTGCAAAAGATTGCAAGGATATTCTCCAAGCAGGTGCAGATGGAATAGCTCTTATCTCAGCCATTTCCCATGCTGAAGACCCCTACAAAGCAACAAAGATATTGATGGATGGGATGCAAGCAATGTCTGTCTAA
- a CDS encoding noncanonical pyrimidine nucleotidase, YjjG family gives MHYKHLLFDLDHTLLDFSRGEEVALTQFLASMEVEDIQSFKEVYRPLNQGMWKDLEKGLITKKELINTRFSRTFAHFGRQVDGTEMALRYQEFIGRQGQIFAGADKLLQELTKRGYQIYAATNGVTYIQEKRLLHSPIQPYFKEVFISEQMGTQKPSADFYEKIAEQIAGFQFEQALMVGDSLTADIQGGNNAGMDTVWYNPSNLINYSKAIPTYTIHSYQELLEML, from the coding sequence TTGCACTACAAACATTTATTATTCGATCTTGACCATACTCTTCTTGATTTTAGTCGGGGTGAGGAGGTGGCTCTGACACAGTTTTTAGCTTCGATGGAGGTTGAGGATATTCAATCTTTTAAAGAAGTCTATCGTCCGCTCAACCAGGGCATGTGGAAGGATTTAGAAAAAGGTCTGATCACAAAGAAAGAGTTAATCAATACTCGTTTTTCACGGACCTTTGCTCACTTTGGTCGTCAGGTTGATGGGACGGAGATGGCTTTGCGATACCAAGAGTTTATAGGACGGCAGGGACAAATTTTTGCAGGAGCAGATAAGCTATTGCAAGAGCTGACCAAGCGTGGGTATCAGATTTATGCGGCGACCAACGGTGTGACCTATATTCAGGAAAAACGCTTGCTGCACTCACCGATTCAACCTTATTTCAAAGAAGTATTTATTTCAGAACAGATGGGGACGCAAAAACCTTCGGCGGATTTTTATGAAAAAATAGCAGAGCAGATTGCAGGTTTTCAATTTGAACAAGCATTGATGGTTGGAGATAGCCTTACTGCAGATATCCAAGGCGGGAATAATGCTGGTATGGATACTGTTTGGTATAATCCTTCTAACCTGATAAACTACAGCAAGGCTATTCCGACCTATACAATTCACAGTTATCAAGAATTACTAGAAATGTTATAA